The genomic stretch GCCGGGCGCTACAGGATCGATGAGCTGGTCTCGCAGGACCATTATCTCTGGTTCGACATGCTGCCTTTGTGCCGGGCGCGAAATCTTGCCGAGCCGTTGACGCGCTACCGACTGAACACACTCGGGCTGACCGCGACAAATGCAACGAATGCCCGCAATCGCACGCATCCGATCCGCCAGGCATCATGGGCACGCCTCGGCCTGACCTATGACCTTTATGACGACGCTTTGGCCCAGGACCTGACCCGATTTATCCGCGGGCACGTCATCGCCGTCGACCGACGCGCTGTCGCCTACGGCAAGTTGCTTGGCGTGCTCAAGGCCTTTCTCGCAGCGTCACGGCCCTTCGCGCGCACGGAGGATGCGGTTGCGGCAAGGCAGCTGGCCCATGGTATTGTCGCGCGCATGCTCGCCAACCCGCCGGCAGGTCCCAAGGAGATGCTGCTGATCTGCCGTCTGTGCTGGCCGCTCGACTGGCGCGGCGTAACCGGTGCGGTGACAAGATGGCTGGCGATTGAGCTCAAGGCGTGGTTGTCCAAACTCAACCGGTCCCGGACCAATTGACGAGGAGCAGGATCCTGAAAACCGAAGGCGCCGTCCCTGCCGCAAAGAGTGAGAATCATGGATCCTGACTATTCCGCGTGGTTTGCCGGCAAGAGCCTTTCGACCGATTGGACTTCGCGCTTCTTTTCCCTCTGGGCTACACTGTTCCAGCCGCGACGCGACGAAGCCCTCGACATTCTGGAAATCGGCTCCTGGGAAGGCCGGTCGGCGATCTTCTTTCTCAACTATTTCAGCAAATGCCGGCTGACGTGCATCGATACGTTCGCCGGCAGTCCCGAACATGCCCTGCGCTACAAATGGAGCGCCCAGCTTGC from Mesorhizobium sp. 113-3-3 encodes the following:
- a CDS encoding glycosyltransferase, with the protein product MADRRGGDAERVPRASVVMTVYTDQRFLNAAVNSILTQEFDDLELIIVDDGTGEDAVFQALARRDRRIRLVINPTNLGTAAAANRGIEAARGEIILRLDADDIAEPAHVGRLVAALDENSELGLVGHAVTLIDETDRVVGAQHMPETDLEIRWTILFHNPFYHSTIAYRRGCFEAAGRYRIDELVSQDHYLWFDMLPLCRARNLAEPLTRYRLNTLGLTATNATNARNRTHPIRQASWARLGLTYDLYDDALAQDLTRFIRGHVIAVDRRAVAYGKLLGVLKAFLAASRPFARTEDAVAARQLAHGIVARMLANPPAGPKEMLLICRLCWPLDWRGVTGAVTRWLAIELKAWLSKLNRSRTN